A DNA window from Patescibacteria group bacterium contains the following coding sequences:
- the gyrA gene encoding DNA gyrase subunit A: protein MNDEELDNQNIPAEDIEEITPSDEISDELVDEDPTETEASAEDSTDEVSPTAIIPRNSTITDRAITEDKYDPLIGNMKPRDLIVEMETSYLDYAMSVIVSRALPDVRDGLKPVHRRVLYGMHSTGLRHNVKYRKSAKVVGEVMGNYHPHGDTAIYDSLVRMAQDFSMRYMLVDGQGNFGSMDGDGAAAMRYTECRMSSIAEEMLADIDKDTVNWVDNYDGSTQEPVVLPARVPQLLLNGTMGIAVGMATNIPPHNLTELCDATAHLIDNPEANVDNLMEFVKGPDFPTGGIIYNNEDIKMAYATGKGKIVMRAKADIEEGKRGFRIIITEIPYLVNKSSMIEKIADLVKEKKIEGISDLRDESDRRGVRVVVELKSNSYPRKVLNRLFELTPMQTAFHVNMLALTPDLEPQVMTLKDVLGYYIEHRKEVIERRTRFELKKAEDRAHILEGLKIALDHIDEVINTIRASANRDDAKTNLMKKFSFSERQADAILEMRLSALAALERKRIEDEYNEILSKIAYLKDLLDHPEKILGLIKDDLNEVKEKYGDARRTAIMPHALGDFSAEDLIPDEQVIVAFTRGNYIKRQETDTYRRQIRGGVGIVGMTTKEEDIVDYLVGARTHDDIYFFSNKGRVFKSKVYELPATSRQSKGTPIVNIIQIGQDEKVTAILTIPKSQNAKKYFVIGTVLGAVKKTEIEKYDNIRKTGIIAMGLKTGDELKWVKSANDGDIVVAVSEKGQAICYREADARPMGRSASGVTGMKLRRDDKVMSMDLVPGSQWPEETTKKNLSEPDMLIVLENGFGKRTMLRNFHIQKRGGMGIRAASCTTKTGNVIGMHIVYDDKADVVLASRKGQFIRMEIKNIKRLGRDTQGVTLMRLHSGDKVSSVALIQPEEKSIDQDQPELLGTVAPVETLPIAKKGKTDSKKAEPKPATAVSKAADDGEIATDKPDMAINAVVKPNLSVKFYNDKVKVDPDNRDDESAKSDPKDDPEDKNYWGKK from the coding sequence ATGAATGACGAAGAATTAGACAATCAAAACATACCAGCCGAAGATATCGAAGAAATCACTCCCAGCGATGAAATTTCTGATGAATTAGTCGATGAAGATCCGACTGAGACAGAAGCCTCAGCGGAAGATTCTACCGATGAAGTTTCACCCACTGCGATTATCCCACGCAATAGCACGATCACCGATCGAGCTATTACCGAAGACAAATACGATCCCTTGATTGGCAATATGAAGCCTCGGGATCTGATCGTCGAGATGGAAACTTCATACCTCGACTACGCCATGAGTGTCATCGTTTCTCGTGCCTTGCCTGATGTCCGTGATGGTTTGAAACCAGTCCATCGTCGCGTCCTTTATGGTATGCACTCTACCGGCCTTCGTCACAACGTCAAATATCGCAAATCGGCCAAAGTCGTTGGTGAAGTCATGGGTAATTACCATCCACATGGCGACACTGCTATCTATGATTCATTGGTTCGCATGGCCCAGGACTTCTCGATGCGCTACATGCTTGTCGACGGCCAGGGTAACTTTGGCTCGATGGACGGTGACGGCGCGGCCGCCATGCGTTATACCGAGTGTCGTATGTCTTCTATTGCCGAAGAAATGTTGGCTGATATCGACAAAGATACTGTTAACTGGGTCGACAACTATGACGGATCAACACAAGAGCCAGTTGTCTTGCCAGCCAGAGTCCCGCAATTGCTGCTCAACGGCACGATGGGTATCGCCGTCGGCATGGCCACCAATATCCCCCCCCACAATTTAACAGAATTATGTGACGCCACCGCTCATTTGATCGACAATCCAGAAGCGAACGTCGATAATTTGATGGAGTTTGTGAAGGGACCTGACTTTCCGACTGGTGGCATCATCTACAACAACGAAGATATCAAGATGGCCTACGCTACTGGCAAGGGCAAAATTGTGATGCGAGCCAAGGCAGATATCGAAGAAGGCAAACGTGGTTTCCGAATCATTATTACCGAAATCCCATATCTCGTGAACAAATCCTCGATGATTGAGAAGATCGCTGATTTGGTCAAAGAGAAAAAGATCGAAGGTATTTCTGACCTTCGTGACGAATCTGACCGACGAGGCGTTCGCGTTGTCGTCGAACTGAAATCTAATTCCTATCCTCGCAAGGTTCTAAACAGACTCTTTGAATTAACTCCGATGCAGACAGCTTTTCACGTTAATATGTTGGCTCTTACCCCTGATCTAGAGCCGCAAGTCATGACGCTGAAGGACGTTCTGGGATACTATATTGAACACCGTAAAGAAGTTATTGAGCGACGAACTCGTTTCGAGCTGAAAAAAGCAGAAGATAGGGCTCACATTTTAGAGGGATTGAAGATTGCGCTTGATCATATTGACGAAGTCATCAACACCATCCGTGCTTCCGCAAATCGCGATGATGCCAAAACAAATTTGATGAAGAAATTCTCATTCTCCGAGAGACAAGCGGACGCGATTTTGGAAATGCGCCTATCTGCTCTAGCCGCACTCGAACGCAAGAGAATCGAAGATGAATACAACGAAATTTTATCCAAAATTGCATACTTGAAAGACCTGCTTGACCATCCAGAAAAAATCCTAGGCTTGATCAAAGACGATCTTAATGAAGTCAAGGAGAAATATGGCGATGCTCGCCGCACAGCAATTATGCCTCATGCTCTTGGCGATTTCTCGGCCGAGGATTTGATCCCGGATGAGCAAGTTATTGTTGCTTTTACTCGTGGCAACTACATCAAGCGTCAGGAGACTGATACATACCGTCGTCAGATACGTGGCGGAGTCGGTATCGTCGGTATGACTACGAAAGAAGAAGATATCGTCGATTATCTAGTTGGGGCTAGAACACATGATGATATATATTTCTTCTCGAACAAAGGCCGAGTATTTAAGAGCAAGGTTTATGAATTACCAGCTACTTCGAGACAATCAAAGGGCACGCCGATTGTAAATATTATCCAGATCGGCCAGGACGAAAAGGTCACAGCAATTTTGACAATTCCAAAAAGCCAAAACGCCAAAAAGTATTTCGTCATAGGCACAGTGTTGGGGGCAGTCAAGAAAACGGAAATCGAAAAGTATGACAATATAAGAAAAACAGGCATTATCGCTATGGGGCTGAAAACTGGCGACGAATTGAAATGGGTCAAGAGCGCCAACGATGGTGATATTGTTGTTGCAGTTTCAGAAAAAGGCCAAGCTATCTGTTATCGCGAAGCTGATGCTAGACCGATGGGCCGAAGCGCTTCTGGCGTAACAGGTATGAAATTGAGACGTGACGACAAGGTGATGTCGATGGATTTGGTGCCAGGATCTCAATGGCCAGAGGAGACCACAAAGAAAAATCTAAGTGAGCCTGACATGTTGATCGTATTGGAAAATGGCTTTGGCAAACGTACTATGCTCCGAAATTTCCATATTCAGAAAAGAGGCGGCATGGGGATCAGAGCCGCAAGCTGCACCACTAAGACTGGAAATGTCATCGGGATGCATATTGTCTATGATGACAAGGCGGACGTTGTCTTGGCCTCCAGAAAGGGACAATTTATCCGAATGGAGATCAAGAATATCAAACGTCTCGGTCGTGATACCCAGGGAGTCACTTTGATGCGTCTTCACTCTGGCGACAAAGTTTCTTCTGTCGCGCTGATTCAACCTGAAGAGAAGAGCATAGATCAAGATCAGCCTGAATTGTTGGGCACAGTAGCCCCTGTCGAGACATTGCCCATTGCCAAGAAGGGGAAGACTGATTCGAAAAAGGCCGAGCCGAAACCTGCTACAGCAGTATCCAAAGCCGCCGATGATGGGGAAATTGCTACTGACAAACCCGATATGGCAATCAACGCAGTTGTAAAGCCAAACCTCAGCGTTAAGTTCTATAACGACAAAGTGAAAGTTGACCCTGACAATCGCGATGATGAAAGCGCCAAGTCTGATCCGAAGGATGATCCAGAGGACAAAAACTATTGGGGCAAGAAGTAA
- the gyrB gene encoding DNA topoisomerase (ATP-hydrolyzing) subunit B: protein MTDDKKKITESYDASKITVLEGLDPVRKRPGMYIGGTGVDGLHHLVWEILDNSIDESMAGYCTKIIVTLCNDGSVSIYDNGRGIPVDKQKTTGKSALETVLTVLHAGGKFGDGGYKVSGGLHGVGASVVNALSTWVKAEVRRDNKIYHLEFDRGVAVGDIKAVGESTETGTTITFMPDPTIFTSTTEFSFQTILNRCRQQAYLTKGVMISIVDERQKSAPKVEKVVTDSEDESEDPVDEEVRTGRAGGDEDEEIIEKSGPQQYSFYFEGGIASYVRHINKNRQAFNEPPMYAEKEQNGVLVEIALAYTDDFKEHIYSFANNINTPEGGTHLTGLKTSLTRVMNDFAKKNNLTKDALTGEDVREGLTAVLSVKLQDPQFEGQTKAKLGNTEVRTIVESVTTEALAIYLDEHPTEAKKIIDKCSLSAKARLAARAARDTIIRKGALDGMTLPGKLADCSSKDPTKTEIYIVEGDSAGGSAKQGRDRNFQAILPLRGKILNVERARLDRMLSSDEIKALIVAMGVGIGEDINYGKLRYDRVIIMTDADVDGAHIRTLLLTFFYRNFPDLISHGHIYIAQPPLFSVSKGKEKHWVYTEAQRDEIVRKFKAGKALPIKIEKEDSELSEGEETEETGDTAPVKENSGSGITIQRFKGLGEMSAEQLWDTTMNPEHRILLQVTLDNAEKADETFTMLMGDQVPPRKKFIQTRAKTVKNLDA from the coding sequence ATGACTGATGACAAGAAGAAAATAACTGAATCATATGACGCTTCCAAAATTACCGTTCTCGAAGGGCTTGACCCTGTCCGAAAGCGCCCTGGCATGTATATTGGTGGCACGGGTGTAGACGGCCTCCATCACCTGGTTTGGGAAATTCTCGATAACTCTATCGATGAATCGATGGCCGGATATTGTACCAAGATTATCGTCACTCTTTGCAATGACGGTTCTGTTTCTATATATGACAACGGCCGCGGCATCCCAGTAGACAAGCAAAAAACAACTGGCAAATCCGCCCTTGAGACTGTGCTGACCGTCCTACACGCCGGTGGTAAGTTTGGCGATGGCGGATACAAAGTCTCCGGTGGCTTGCATGGTGTCGGTGCTTCAGTCGTCAATGCGCTTTCCACCTGGGTCAAGGCAGAAGTACGTCGTGACAACAAGATATACCATCTTGAATTTGACCGAGGCGTTGCGGTTGGCGATATCAAGGCTGTCGGGGAATCGACCGAAACTGGTACTACTATTACTTTCATGCCTGATCCGACAATTTTCACCTCCACTACCGAATTTTCATTCCAAACAATTCTCAACCGTTGCCGACAGCAGGCCTATCTGACTAAGGGTGTGATGATTTCTATTGTCGACGAGCGCCAAAAATCGGCTCCAAAAGTAGAAAAAGTCGTCACTGATTCCGAAGACGAGAGCGAAGATCCAGTTGACGAAGAAGTTCGTACGGGCCGAGCCGGTGGCGATGAAGATGAAGAAATCATCGAGAAAAGTGGTCCTCAACAGTATTCGTTCTACTTTGAGGGTGGAATCGCTTCATATGTTCGACATATCAATAAAAATCGCCAAGCTTTCAACGAGCCGCCAATGTACGCCGAGAAAGAGCAAAACGGAGTTCTCGTCGAAATCGCTCTTGCCTACACTGATGATTTCAAAGAACATATTTATTCATTTGCCAACAATATCAACACGCCAGAGGGTGGCACTCATCTGACTGGCTTGAAGACCTCTCTGACTAGGGTCATGAACGACTTCGCCAAGAAAAATAATCTGACCAAAGACGCGCTGACCGGTGAAGACGTCCGCGAAGGTCTAACTGCTGTCCTGTCTGTCAAATTACAGGATCCTCAATTTGAGGGACAGACCAAGGCCAAACTTGGCAACACCGAAGTTCGTACCATAGTTGAGTCAGTCACGACCGAAGCGCTGGCAATTTACCTCGACGAGCATCCAACTGAAGCCAAGAAGATCATCGACAAATGCTCTCTTTCGGCCAAAGCTAGATTAGCCGCTCGCGCTGCCAGAGACACCATCATTCGCAAAGGTGCGCTCGATGGCATGACATTGCCAGGCAAATTGGCTGACTGTTCATCCAAAGACCCAACCAAAACCGAAATCTATATTGTAGAGGGAGATTCAGCTGGCGGCTCTGCCAAGCAGGGTCGAGATCGCAATTTTCAAGCTATCCTTCCGCTGCGTGGCAAAATTCTAAATGTCGAACGCGCCAGACTAGACAGAATGTTATCCTCAGACGAAATCAAGGCTCTGATCGTCGCCATGGGTGTCGGCATTGGCGAAGATATCAACTACGGCAAACTCCGCTATGACCGCGTTATTATCATGACTGATGCTGACGTTGATGGTGCTCATATTAGGACCTTGCTTCTGACATTTTTCTACCGAAATTTCCCAGATCTCATCAGCCACGGCCATATCTATATTGCTCAACCGCCACTCTTTTCAGTTTCCAAGGGCAAAGAGAAGCATTGGGTCTACACCGAGGCGCAAAGAGATGAAATCGTTCGCAAATTCAAAGCCGGCAAAGCCTTGCCTATCAAAATCGAAAAAGAAGATTCAGAATTATCCGAAGGCGAAGAGACAGAAGAAACTGGAGATACTGCGCCAGTCAAGGAAAATAGCGGCAGTGGCATCACAATCCAACGGTTCAAAGGTTTGGGTGAGATGAGCGCCGAACAGCTTTGGGATACCACGATGAATCCTGAGCACAGAATTCTACTTCAGGTAACTCTAGACAACGCCGAAAAAGCCGACGAAACCTTCACCATGCTGATGGGCGACCAAGTTCCGCCACGCAAGAAGTTTATTCAAACAAGGGCCAAAACTGTCAAAAATCTTGATGCCTAA